From the Paenibacillus sp. FSL H8-0548 genome, one window contains:
- a CDS encoding electron transfer flavoprotein subunit alpha/FixB family protein, which yields MSKTILVFAESRSGALRRVALEALGAARLLAGKDGAVHAVLACSGGAAEEAAALITRGADVVHIADDPSLRAFAPEAYIAALSAAMAAVQPDALLLGHTAMGRELAPRVAAAHGAGHVADVIAIEASDDGNDALFIRPLYAGKAFERRSFLPGCPWVITVRPNNLPAAEPKDAADITGTVKALPFTVPQLYTAVRSLVRRAGGQLDLAEADVVVSGGRGVRSAAGFEPLQAMAAALGGAVGASRGACDAGYCDYALQIGQTGKVVTPQLYIACGISGAIQHLAGMSQSRVIVAINKDPDAPIFGVADYGIIGDLFEVVPLLTTELQRARA from the coding sequence ATGTCCAAAACCATTCTCGTATTTGCAGAAAGCCGCAGTGGCGCTCTCCGCCGAGTAGCGCTGGAGGCACTCGGCGCAGCAAGGCTGCTTGCAGGCAAGGACGGCGCTGTGCATGCCGTCCTTGCCTGCTCCGGCGGCGCGGCGGAAGAAGCCGCCGCGCTAATAACGCGGGGGGCGGACGTCGTGCATATCGCCGACGATCCTTCCCTCCGCGCTTTCGCGCCCGAGGCGTACATCGCCGCCCTTAGCGCAGCCATGGCTGCGGTGCAGCCGGACGCGCTGCTGCTCGGCCACACCGCTATGGGGCGCGAGCTCGCGCCCCGCGTGGCCGCAGCCCATGGCGCCGGCCACGTCGCCGACGTCATTGCCATCGAAGCATCTGACGATGGCAATGACGCCTTGTTCATCCGCCCGCTCTACGCCGGCAAGGCGTTCGAGCGGCGCAGCTTCTTGCCGGGCTGCCCGTGGGTCATCACGGTGCGCCCGAACAACCTGCCGGCGGCAGAGCCGAAGGATGCCGCCGACATCACAGGCACCGTGAAGGCTCTGCCGTTCACGGTGCCACAGCTCTACACCGCCGTGCGCAGCCTTGTGCGCCGCGCCGGCGGGCAGCTTGATCTCGCCGAAGCCGACGTCGTCGTATCCGGCGGCCGCGGCGTGCGCAGTGCTGCGGGCTTCGAGCCGCTGCAGGCAATGGCTGCCGCGCTCGGCGGCGCAGTCGGCGCATCTCGCGGCGCTTGCGACGCCGGCTACTGCGACTACGCGCTGCAGATCGGGCAAACCGGCAAGGTCGTTACGCCGCAGCTCTATATTGCCTGCGGCATCAGCGGCGCCATTCAGCATCTCGCCGGCATGAGTCAATCTCGGGTCATTGTCGCCATTAATAAGGACCCGGATGCACCTATTTTTGGAGTTGCTGACTACGGCATCATTGGTGATCTATTTGAGGTGGTGCCGCTGCTGACGACAGAGCTGCAGCGCGCACGCGCTTAA
- a CDS encoding 3-hydroxyacyl-CoA dehydrogenase/enoyl-CoA hydratase family protein, which translates to MVLQASQKNASSIRRAAVIGSGVMGAGIAAHLANAGIRVLLLDVVPKALTVEEERKGLTLADGKVRNRLASAAIARMGKAQPAQLYDAAWTSRITPGNLTDHLASLGEVDWIVEAVVERLDIKREVLAVIEAVRRPGAIVSTNTSGLSAAAMVEERSEEFKRHFGVTHFFNPPRYMKLVEIVPTADTAPEVVQLLKEVCEKRLGKGVVLARDTPNFIANRIGTYGMLVTLADTLAYGLTVEEADALTGPAMGRPKTATLRMLDLVGLDTLLHVVDNVRERSVDPVEQASFARPMILEQLVALGRLGEKSGAGFYRKVKGKGGSEIESLRLDTLEYGPKRPVNSPIIDASKRAKGAATKVKALLRTDSQHRYAKFAWSTIKKTLLYSAAQIGVIADSISDIDRAMRWGFNWELGPFELWDAIGLRKSVQQMQKEGDAIPAWVTAWLEAGHESFYKSEGSERVYAASGAYKLEEAEADSISLAALKASGKKVLSNEGATLIDIGDDVVLLEFHSANNAIGGDILSAIQQSAKEVSQNWRGLVLANEGRNFCVGANLMLLLMEAQSGEWDEVEEIIRFFQSSMLELKRLDRPVVAAPHRMTLGGGVEACLPADQIIYSPETYFGLVETGVGLIPAGGGCKEAAAMAAERAFIGNGGKPGGDLQPHLNALFETIALAKASTSGYDVRRLGLMRPQDRVIIRQESRIAEAKRAVLALDRAGYSPPAEERIRVAGREGSAVLKVAVQAMRLSGHISEHDALIAGKLSRVLAGGDIQPGAEVSEQYLLDLECEAFLSLCGERKTQERMSHMLATGKPLRN; encoded by the coding sequence ATGGTGCTGCAAGCATCTCAAAAAAACGCAAGCTCCATTCGCAGGGCTGCCGTTATCGGCTCTGGTGTAATGGGGGCGGGCATCGCCGCCCATCTCGCGAATGCGGGTATACGCGTGCTGCTGCTGGATGTTGTTCCGAAGGCGCTGACCGTAGAGGAGGAGCGGAAGGGTCTCACTCTTGCGGATGGAAAGGTTCGCAATCGACTGGCAAGTGCAGCTATTGCGAGAATGGGCAAGGCGCAGCCTGCACAGCTTTATGATGCTGCATGGACGTCCAGAATTACGCCAGGAAATTTGACGGATCATTTGGCATCGCTTGGCGAGGTGGATTGGATTGTTGAAGCTGTTGTTGAACGGCTCGATATTAAGCGCGAGGTACTTGCCGTTATTGAAGCTGTCCGGAGGCCCGGCGCTATCGTATCGACGAACACGTCGGGACTGTCGGCAGCGGCGATGGTGGAAGAGAGAAGCGAGGAATTCAAGCGGCATTTTGGCGTGACGCATTTTTTCAACCCGCCGCGATATATGAAGCTTGTTGAGATCGTCCCTACTGCGGATACAGCTCCCGAGGTAGTTCAATTGCTCAAGGAAGTGTGCGAGAAGCGGCTCGGCAAGGGCGTTGTGCTCGCACGGGATACACCGAACTTTATTGCCAACCGGATCGGCACTTACGGCATGCTCGTCACGCTTGCGGACACTCTGGCTTATGGATTGACGGTGGAGGAAGCGGACGCGCTGACCGGCCCTGCAATGGGGAGGCCAAAGACAGCAACGCTTCGGATGCTCGATTTGGTTGGACTCGATACGCTGCTGCATGTGGTGGACAATGTGCGTGAGAGAAGTGTTGATCCGGTAGAGCAAGCAAGCTTTGCCAGACCGATGATTTTGGAGCAGCTTGTCGCACTGGGAAGATTGGGCGAAAAGTCAGGAGCCGGCTTCTATAGGAAGGTAAAGGGAAAAGGCGGCAGCGAGATTGAATCGCTCAGGCTGGATACGCTGGAGTACGGGCCGAAGCGGCCTGTGAACTCGCCGATCATCGATGCTTCCAAAAGAGCAAAGGGTGCAGCAACAAAAGTGAAAGCGCTGCTTCGTACGGATTCACAGCATCGTTACGCTAAATTTGCATGGTCAACGATCAAAAAAACGCTGCTCTATTCAGCCGCCCAAATCGGAGTCATTGCCGATTCTATTTCAGATATCGACCGCGCGATGCGCTGGGGCTTTAACTGGGAGCTTGGCCCGTTCGAGCTGTGGGATGCGATTGGGCTGCGAAAATCGGTGCAGCAAATGCAGAAGGAGGGAGATGCGATACCGGCTTGGGTGACCGCTTGGCTCGAAGCGGGGCATGAAAGCTTCTATAAGTCCGAGGGCAGTGAACGCGTCTACGCAGCAAGCGGCGCTTACAAGCTCGAGGAGGCGGAAGCGGATTCGATATCCTTAGCAGCATTAAAAGCTTCTGGCAAAAAGGTGCTTTCTAACGAGGGTGCCACCTTGATCGACATTGGCGATGATGTGGTGCTGCTGGAGTTTCATTCAGCCAACAACGCGATCGGTGGAGATATTTTGTCCGCAATTCAGCAAAGCGCGAAGGAGGTGTCGCAAAATTGGCGCGGGCTAGTGCTAGCGAATGAAGGGCGTAATTTTTGCGTCGGTGCAAACCTAATGCTGCTGCTAATGGAGGCGCAAAGCGGCGAATGGGATGAGGTAGAGGAAATTATTCGTTTCTTCCAAAGCAGCATGCTTGAGCTGAAGCGGTTGGATCGGCCAGTGGTTGCCGCACCGCATCGCATGACGCTGGGCGGCGGGGTGGAGGCCTGCTTGCCTGCTGACCAAATTATTTATTCCCCAGAGACGTATTTTGGACTTGTGGAAACAGGTGTGGGCCTTATTCCTGCTGGCGGGGGCTGTAAGGAAGCGGCTGCGATGGCGGCTGAACGGGCCTTTATCGGAAATGGCGGCAAGCCGGGCGGAGACCTGCAGCCGCATTTGAATGCGCTGTTCGAGACGATTGCGCTCGCGAAGGCATCCACAAGCGGCTATGACGTTAGACGATTAGGTCTGATGCGGCCGCAGGATCGCGTCATTATTAGGCAGGAGTCGCGGATTGCGGAAGCGAAGCGGGCGGTGCTTGCGCTGGACCGGGCCGGCTATTCACCGCCGGCAGAGGAGCGCATCCGCGTTGCCGGGAGAGAAGGCAGCGCGGTGCTGAAGGTAGCGGTGCAAGCGATGCGGCTAAGCGGTCATATTAGTGAGCATGACGCGCTCATCGCCGGCAAGCTCTCGCGGGTGCTCGCTGGCGGAGATATTCAGCCGGGCGCGGAGGTAAGTGAGCAATATTTGCTCGATTTGGAATGCGAAGCATTCCTCAGTTTATGCGGCGAGCGAAAGACGCAGGAGCGGATGAGCCATATGCTCGCCACCGGCAAGCCGCTGCGCAATTAG
- a CDS encoding AraC family transcriptional regulator, with protein MSEELLLTFRSPPLPFFIESNRLTYRPGEEHPNRTNLGVFDLLFVNQGALHVAEDNHEWTLGPGDVLILRPDRWHYSTRPCEEDTVFDWIHFQTVGAWEETVGNQSGSLRGDYYTYAIRLPKKMKLTYPDEAKLIFSQLHEAAKSSSHGAFWERQQRFLHLLQMLDEGWRSDAAKAAVSVAERAAAYLKLNYRSPISNTMLSDVLGLHTNYITRCMTEVFDCTPQQYLLYYRLDQAKLLLIKTDWTIARVAEETGFRQTPHFSRLFASHTGMPPLKFRKRFTM; from the coding sequence TTGTCAGAAGAGCTTTTACTAACATTTCGTTCACCGCCATTGCCTTTCTTCATAGAGTCAAATCGTTTAACTTATCGCCCAGGGGAGGAGCATCCAAATCGAACGAATCTGGGCGTCTTTGATCTGTTATTTGTAAACCAAGGTGCGCTACATGTGGCAGAGGACAACCATGAATGGACGCTTGGACCGGGTGATGTACTCATCCTTAGACCTGATCGATGGCATTATTCTACTCGCCCGTGTGAGGAGGATACGGTGTTTGACTGGATTCATTTTCAGACGGTAGGCGCATGGGAGGAAACGGTGGGCAACCAAAGCGGCTCGCTGAGAGGGGATTACTACACCTATGCAATTCGCCTGCCCAAAAAAATGAAGCTTACGTATCCAGATGAAGCCAAACTTATTTTCTCACAGCTGCATGAAGCAGCCAAAAGCTCATCGCATGGTGCTTTCTGGGAACGTCAGCAGCGGTTTCTACATTTGCTTCAAATGCTCGATGAAGGCTGGCGCTCAGATGCGGCTAAGGCGGCAGTATCGGTCGCAGAGCGGGCTGCTGCTTATTTGAAGCTGAATTATCGCAGTCCAATTAGCAACACGATGCTAAGCGATGTGCTTGGACTGCACACCAATTACATTACGCGCTGTATGACGGAGGTATTCGATTGCACGCCGCAGCAATATTTGCTGTATTATAGGCTCGATCAAGCCAAGCTGCTTCTGATCAAGACAGATTGGACCATTGCTCGGGTCGCAGAGGAAACTGGATTCCGTCAAACGCCGCATTTTTCAAGATTATTTGCATCACATACGGGCATGCCCCCGCTTAAATTCAGGAAACGCTTCACGATGTAA
- a CDS encoding electron transfer flavoprotein subunit beta/FixA family protein produces MKIVVLLKQTFDTEEKITVTAAGIDERDAKFVINPYDEFALEEALRQRELLGGTVIALTCGPERAQDALRTALAIGADEAIRLDNTALPDDNSSVAAAIAAVIKPLAPDLLLAGLFAVDSGAGSVALQVAERLQLPHASAAVKVNLISAAELGALSTVGVLSTASPLSAERYALVERDIEGDTETVTVPLPALITAQQGLNEPRYPSLPGIMKAKRKPLRTITLEELISSRALSPGSLSPRTERKQLLPPPPRAAGKRLPGAPAEQAAALVALLRDEAKLL; encoded by the coding sequence CTGAAAATAGTGGTGCTTCTCAAGCAAACGTTCGATACCGAAGAAAAAATAACAGTAACAGCTGCCGGCATCGATGAAAGAGATGCCAAATTTGTCATCAACCCTTACGACGAATTTGCTCTCGAGGAAGCGCTCCGTCAGCGGGAGCTGCTTGGCGGAACGGTCATCGCGCTCACCTGCGGGCCAGAGCGAGCACAGGATGCGCTCCGCACCGCTCTCGCTATCGGTGCAGATGAGGCGATTCGGCTGGACAACACCGCATTGCCTGATGACAACAGCTCCGTTGCTGCGGCAATAGCTGCCGTAATCAAGCCGCTCGCGCCCGATCTTCTGCTCGCCGGCTTGTTTGCTGTAGACAGCGGCGCTGGAAGCGTGGCGCTTCAAGTAGCGGAGCGGCTTCAATTGCCGCATGCCTCCGCCGCCGTTAAGGTCAATCTCATAAGCGCGGCTGAGCTAGGCGCTCTATCCACGGTCGGAGTGCTGAGCACGGCTTCGCCTCTCAGCGCTGAACGCTATGCCCTCGTCGAGCGTGATATCGAAGGAGATACGGAAACGGTTACGGTCCCGCTGCCTGCGCTGATTACGGCTCAGCAAGGGTTAAACGAGCCGCGTTATCCGTCGCTGCCAGGCATTATGAAGGCTAAGCGCAAGCCGCTGCGCACCATAACGCTGGAGGAGCTGATCAGCAGCCGCGCGCTTTCGCCAGGCAGCCTCTCGCCTCGCACCGAGCGCAAGCAGCTGCTTCCTCCACCGCCACGTGCAGCGGGCAAGCGCCTTCCCGGTGCGCCGGCGGAGCAAGCTGCTGCGCTTGTCGCCCTGCTTAGAGACGAGGCTAAGCTTCTGTAG
- the ilvA gene encoding threonine ammonia-lyase IlvA, with translation MNTNNIPLHRIGLEEIVQAQMHLKDVITRTPLQHNRVLSERYNCNVLLKREDLQIVRSFKIRGAYHLMRSLAPEVLAKGVVCASAGNHAQGVAYSCQTLGIPGKIYMPSTTPRQKVSQVSFFGGSYVEVILTGDTFDDAYSEAVAECDRSGMAFIHPFDDPKIIAGNGTIGQELMESADAVPDFIFLTVGGGGLAAGVSSYVKIVSPTTKVIGVEPEGAQSLRASLDAGKVTPLDQIDKFVDGAAVKRIGDLTFELCRDQLDDVISVPEGKVCTTLLDLYNENAIVAEPAGALPIAALEAYRDQIKGKTVICIVSGGNNDVDRMQEIKERSLIYEGYKHYFMVSFPQRAGALREFLDQVLGPSDDITRFEYTKKSNKDNGPALVGIELKHKEDYEPLVDRMSKKGFQFVELNKDPVLFNLLI, from the coding sequence GTGAATACGAACAATATACCGTTACACCGCATAGGGCTTGAAGAAATCGTCCAAGCGCAAATGCACTTAAAGGATGTTATTACACGTACACCTCTCCAGCATAACCGTGTGTTATCCGAGAGATACAATTGCAATGTGCTGCTGAAGAGAGAGGATCTTCAAATCGTTCGCTCCTTCAAAATACGCGGCGCCTATCACCTTATGCGTTCTCTTGCTCCTGAAGTACTTGCCAAAGGCGTAGTCTGCGCAAGTGCAGGCAATCATGCGCAAGGAGTAGCGTATTCCTGTCAAACACTCGGCATTCCAGGAAAAATCTATATGCCAAGTACGACTCCACGTCAAAAGGTTTCGCAAGTCAGCTTCTTCGGCGGTTCTTACGTAGAGGTCATCCTGACAGGAGACACTTTCGATGACGCTTATTCTGAAGCGGTTGCGGAGTGCGACCGCAGCGGCATGGCATTCATTCACCCGTTTGATGATCCAAAAATCATCGCAGGCAACGGAACCATCGGGCAAGAACTGATGGAGTCGGCCGATGCTGTGCCTGACTTTATATTTTTGACTGTTGGCGGCGGCGGACTTGCAGCAGGGGTATCCTCTTACGTAAAAATCGTCTCTCCAACAACGAAAGTCATTGGTGTTGAACCAGAGGGCGCTCAGTCGCTTAGAGCATCTCTTGATGCCGGTAAAGTTACGCCGCTTGATCAAATCGATAAATTTGTTGACGGCGCAGCCGTCAAACGGATCGGAGATTTGACGTTCGAGCTTTGCAGAGATCAGCTCGACGATGTTATTTCTGTACCCGAAGGAAAGGTATGTACAACGCTGCTTGATTTGTACAATGAAAATGCGATCGTAGCCGAGCCGGCTGGCGCCTTGCCAATTGCTGCGCTGGAAGCCTATCGCGATCAAATTAAAGGAAAAACCGTTATTTGCATCGTGAGCGGCGGCAATAACGATGTCGATCGCATGCAAGAAATTAAAGAACGCTCCCTCATCTATGAGGGCTATAAGCATTATTTTATGGTCAGCTTTCCCCAACGCGCCGGAGCGCTTCGAGAATTTCTTGATCAGGTGCTGGGCCCGAGCGATGATATTACCCGCTTCGAATACACGAAGAAATCGAATAAGGACAACGGTCCTGCACTCGTTGGCATTGAGCTCAAGCACAAAGAGGATTACGAGCCGCTTGTCGATCGAATGTCCAAGAAGGGCTTTCAATTTGTAGAACTCAACAAAGACCCTGTCCTATTTAATCTGTTGATTTGA
- a CDS encoding (Fe-S)-binding protein, whose amino-acid sequence MPLFLTFKLVDDWLYWGKWALFAAVVLLAAGMFALVVQRRILYMRLGAPAVFRRYQRKQQGKDSFSGQVLGHRRLLNDVRSGLMHLVYFYGFIVLQFGAVDLIWKGLNEGAPLLAYGWFSLMQEITVTLVLGAVLYGAFRRYGERLPRLKRGWKPSLVMWFIGTLMLTILFALAFERLAAAASSTHIVETRFAPVSAQLAYLLEGAGIEPHSMTAGLGLEVFWWLHLLVLLSFLVYVPQSKHFHLLTAPVNLWFRRSTPPGRLVPLSLEDEEAESFGAGKVEDFTQKQLLDLYACVECGRCTNVCPASNTGKLLSPMHLIVKLRDHLTEKGAAITSKSPWIPANLWQSKENGPSAHVMGAVLPAWESEAEGGTSIAPTMAAQAGAWSVREGLKPEEVQLIGEVITEEELWACTSCRNCEEQCPVGNEHVDKIIDMRRYLVLMEGRLPSDGQRALQNIERQSNPWGLPRAERAAWITECESRTGIRVPTMQELKQQGKKADVLLWAGSMGAYDMRSRRVLYDVVRLLSHAGISFGALGLEEKSSGDTARRIGNELLFQELCRENIETMSKYGIQHVVTACPHTYNTFKNEYPDFGLSPDILVEHHTELLERLLAEGLLEPRHTIDEIVTVHDSCYLGRYNDTYEAPRNLLRAIPGVMIEEMERSRENGMCCGAGGGMMWMEEHSGTRVNHARVAQALEVKPSVISSACPYCLTMMEDGLKALSADEKVIARDVAELLAESVFGE is encoded by the coding sequence ATGCCATTGTTTTTGACATTCAAACTGGTCGATGATTGGTTGTATTGGGGAAAATGGGCGTTGTTTGCGGCAGTAGTGCTCCTTGCGGCGGGGATGTTTGCTCTTGTTGTGCAGCGGCGAATTTTGTACATGAGGCTGGGGGCACCTGCTGTTTTTAGGCGGTATCAGCGTAAGCAGCAAGGCAAGGACAGCTTCAGCGGACAAGTGCTCGGTCATCGCAGACTGCTGAATGATGTCAGAAGCGGGCTGATGCATTTGGTTTATTTTTACGGCTTTATTGTGCTTCAGTTTGGCGCGGTGGATCTGATTTGGAAGGGCTTGAACGAAGGAGCCCCGCTGCTCGCTTATGGCTGGTTTTCATTGATGCAGGAGATAACCGTTACCCTTGTGCTTGGAGCCGTGCTTTATGGTGCATTTCGCCGCTATGGGGAGAGGCTGCCGAGGCTGAAACGCGGGTGGAAGCCTTCGCTTGTGATGTGGTTCATCGGTACCTTGATGCTCACGATTCTGTTTGCTTTAGCGTTTGAGCGTTTAGCGGCAGCAGCTTCCAGCACGCATATCGTAGAGACGCGCTTCGCTCCAGTAAGCGCCCAGCTTGCCTATTTGCTTGAGGGAGCGGGGATCGAGCCGCATAGCATGACAGCGGGGCTGGGGCTTGAAGTGTTTTGGTGGCTGCATTTGCTTGTGCTGCTAAGCTTCCTTGTCTACGTGCCGCAGTCGAAGCATTTTCATTTGTTGACGGCTCCGGTCAATCTTTGGTTCCGGCGCAGCACGCCGCCCGGACGTCTAGTGCCGCTAAGCTTGGAGGATGAGGAAGCGGAGTCCTTTGGCGCTGGGAAGGTGGAGGATTTTACGCAAAAGCAGCTGCTCGATTTGTACGCTTGCGTCGAATGCGGGCGCTGCACGAATGTATGCCCAGCCTCGAATACCGGCAAGCTGCTGTCCCCGATGCACCTCATCGTAAAGCTGCGGGATCATTTGACCGAGAAAGGAGCTGCGATTACGTCCAAGTCGCCTTGGATTCCCGCTAATCTGTGGCAATCTAAGGAGAATGGCCCATCCGCTCATGTTATGGGAGCTGTGCTTCCCGCTTGGGAGTCGGAGGCAGAGGGAGGAACGAGCATTGCGCCAACGATGGCTGCGCAGGCAGGAGCTTGGAGTGTTCGAGAGGGTTTGAAGCCAGAGGAGGTGCAGTTGATCGGCGAGGTTATCACGGAGGAGGAGCTTTGGGCGTGCACAAGCTGCCGCAACTGCGAGGAGCAATGCCCGGTTGGCAATGAGCATGTGGACAAAATTATCGATATGCGCCGTTATTTGGTGCTGATGGAAGGCAGGCTGCCGTCCGATGGGCAGCGCGCGCTTCAGAACATTGAGCGCCAAAGCAATCCATGGGGACTGCCGCGCGCGGAACGGGCAGCCTGGATTACGGAATGTGAGAGCCGCACAGGTATAAGAGTTCCGACGATGCAGGAGCTGAAGCAGCAGGGCAAAAAAGCGGATGTCCTGCTATGGGCAGGCTCGATGGGAGCCTATGATATGCGGAGCCGCCGCGTCTTGTATGATGTGGTGCGGCTGCTCAGTCACGCGGGCATCAGCTTCGGGGCATTGGGCTTGGAGGAGAAGAGCTCCGGCGATACGGCAAGGCGGATCGGCAATGAGCTGCTCTTCCAGGAGCTGTGCCGTGAGAATATTGAGACGATGAGCAAATATGGCATTCAACATGTGGTCACCGCTTGCCCTCATACCTATAACACGTTCAAAAATGAATATCCAGATTTTGGGCTCAGCCCAGACATCCTTGTGGAGCATCATACGGAGCTGCTTGAGCGCTTGCTCGCTGAAGGCTTACTGGAGCCGCGGCATACGATTGATGAAATCGTAACGGTACATGATTCCTGCTATCTTGGCCGCTATAACGATACGTACGAGGCGCCGCGCAATTTGCTTCGCGCGATTCCGGGCGTAATGATTGAGGAGATGGAGCGCTCGCGCGAAAATGGCATGTGCTGCGGCGCGGGCGGCGGAATGATGTGGATGGAGGAGCATTCAGGCACTCGGGTCAACCATGCTAGAGTCGCTCAAGCGCTTGAGGTTAAGCCTTCAGTCATTAGCTCAGCATGCCCTTACTGCCTGACGATGATGGAGGATGGCCTGAAGGCCTTGTCTGCTGATGAGAAAGTGATCGCGCGGGATGTGGCGGAGCTGCTGGCGGAAAGCGTATTTGGAGAGTAA
- a CDS encoding exosporium glycoprotein BclB-related protein — translation MLALSYSDNHKKRCVRKPTSGCSPKRKNHGDKLVVVKKKVIVNVPNYGTGRRGPQGPRGPQGPAGALGPVGPTGPGVGATGATGAVGPAGATGATGATGATGAGAIIPFASGLPVVLTTIAGGLIGTSSMVGFGSSATGVSILGGVIDLTGAAGTLFNLAFSVPRDGTITSIAGYFSTTAGLSLVGSTLTISAQLFSSTTPDNSFTEVPGATVTLAPGLTGIISIGDISSGITSGLSIPVTTGTRLLLVFSATASGASLINTIAGYASAGLSIS, via the coding sequence GTGCTTGCACTGAGTTATTCAGATAACCACAAGAAACGTTGTGTTAGAAAACCAACATCAGGATGTAGTCCAAAAAGAAAGAATCATGGAGATAAACTCGTTGTAGTAAAAAAGAAAGTTATAGTTAATGTTCCGAATTACGGAACTGGACGTAGAGGTCCTCAAGGTCCTCGGGGGCCTCAAGGGCCCGCTGGAGCCCTTGGTCCTGTCGGACCGACAGGACCAGGCGTAGGCGCGACTGGCGCGACCGGCGCTGTCGGACCTGCTGGTGCGACTGGCGCGACCGGCGCTACGGGTGCTACCGGCGCAGGTGCGATTATTCCATTCGCTTCAGGCCTGCCTGTCGTATTGACTACTATAGCAGGTGGATTGATAGGTACCTCAAGTATGGTAGGCTTTGGATCCTCAGCTACAGGTGTCAGCATTCTTGGTGGAGTTATAGATCTTACAGGTGCTGCTGGTACGCTCTTTAACTTGGCTTTCTCCGTGCCGCGCGATGGTACAATTACTTCGATTGCTGGTTACTTCAGTACAACTGCGGGACTTTCACTCGTAGGTTCAACGTTAACGATTTCAGCTCAGCTATTCAGTTCTACAACACCGGATAACTCATTTACAGAAGTACCAGGTGCAACTGTAACATTAGCACCTGGACTCACCGGCATTATTAGCATTGGGGACATCAGTAGCGGTATTACTTCAGGCTTATCCATTCCCGTTACTACTGGAACTCGCCTTCTGCTCGTGTTCTCTGCGACTGCATCTGGTGCCTCGCTTATCAACACAATAGCCGGCTATGCAAGTGCTGGCCTGTCTATTTCCTAA
- a CDS encoding flavodoxin, with protein sequence MPKVLVVYASMTGNTEEMAEAIVEGVKEAGAEVVSKESFDASAAELMDYDGIIIGAYTWGDGELPDEFLDFYEEMSSLDLSGKKAAVFGSGDTSYPIYCASVNIIEEKLKELGAEIACECIKFEYNPTEAEKEQGRSLGRQIAGLVAVNS encoded by the coding sequence ATGCCAAAGGTGCTGGTAGTTTATGCAAGCATGACCGGAAATACCGAGGAAATGGCTGAGGCGATTGTTGAGGGTGTGAAGGAAGCTGGAGCAGAGGTGGTTTCTAAGGAGTCTTTCGACGCATCCGCGGCTGAGCTTATGGATTATGATGGTATCATTATCGGTGCGTACACTTGGGGAGACGGCGAGCTGCCGGATGAATTTCTCGACTTTTACGAAGAAATGAGTTCACTAGATCTCAGCGGTAAAAAAGCGGCTGTATTCGGTTCAGGTGATACTTCTTACCCGATCTACTGCGCTTCTGTCAATATTATTGAAGAGAAACTGAAGGAGCTTGGCGCGGAGATTGCCTGTGAATGCATCAAGTTCGAATACAATCCTACTGAAGCAGAGAAGGAGCAAGGCAGAAGCTTAGGGCGTCAAATTGCCGGGCTTGTAGCAGTGAATAGTTAA
- a CDS encoding SOS response-associated peptidase, translated as MIERFSLTADIGDIVEMFQVRKVIYGHTNRFNVAPTQTVSIVMNDRFDQRTLQESRWGLFPFWAKDAINADHTTLSEKPFLERMLRRQRCVLPCSGFFGQKQFGKERDPRAMHIVVPSQQLMGIAGIYDCWKNVSGREVRAFTMITAASTGAMSVWQPRVPVILDEEGMEDWLNPRITEFSGLRKHLEAMDTYLMRAYPVTNAVHDDLYESPDCIREIRPDFA; from the coding sequence ATGATTGAACGGTTTTCGTTAACGGCAGATATTGGTGATATTGTGGAGATGTTTCAGGTAAGAAAGGTTATTTACGGGCATACGAACCGTTTTAACGTAGCGCCAACACAGACGGTTTCGATTGTCATGAATGATCGCTTTGATCAAAGGACGCTGCAGGAGTCGAGATGGGGGCTATTCCCTTTCTGGGCGAAGGATGCCATTAATGCAGATCATACGACGCTGTCGGAGAAGCCTTTTTTGGAGAGAATGCTGCGTAGACAAAGATGCGTGCTGCCATGCAGCGGTTTTTTTGGACAAAAGCAGTTCGGGAAAGAGCGTGACCCAAGAGCCATGCACATCGTTGTGCCAAGCCAGCAGTTGATGGGCATTGCAGGCATTTATGACTGCTGGAAAAATGTAAGCGGCAGGGAGGTACGCGCCTTCACGATGATTACGGCTGCTTCGACGGGGGCTATGTCGGTTTGGCAGCCTCGAGTTCCGGTTATTTTGGATGAGGAAGGCATGGAGGATTGGCTGAATCCACGTATTACGGAGTTTAGCGGATTGCGCAAGCATCTGGAGGCTATGGACACTTACCTCATGCGCGCTTACCCTGTAACTAACGCGGTGCATGACGACTTGTACGAATCACCGGATTGCATTCGTGAGATACGTCCGGATTTTGCATAA